The following coding sequences are from one Nicotiana tomentosiformis chromosome 3, ASM39032v3, whole genome shotgun sequence window:
- the LOC104110801 gene encoding allene oxide synthase 3-like: MASSNSSDLSKLPLKEIPGDYGFPFFGAIKDRYDFHYNQGADAFFRTRMKNYQSTVFRTNVPPGPFNAPNSKVIVLVDAVSYPILFDNSKVDKENYFEGTFMSSTAFNGGYKVCGFLGTTDPKHSTLKGLFLSTLAKLHDKFIPIFISSISELFTSLEKELSENGSSYFNPLSDNLSFEFLFRLFCEGRSPTDTSLGTGGPKSVDKWVFFQLAPLISLGIKFVPNFLEDLVLHTFPLPYFPVKSDHQKLYNAFYNNMGSILDEAEKLGVKRDEACHNIVFLAGFNSYGGMKVFFPALIKWVGTAGLSLHSKLENEIRTTVKTEGGVTFAALEKMTLVKSVVYETLRMDPPVPFQTVKARKDTVITSHDASFLVKKDELIFGYQPLATRDPKVFKNPEEFNADRFVGDGEKFLKYVYWSNGKETDDPTVNDKQCPGKDLIVLLGRIFLVEFFLRYDTFEIEFGKLLLGSKVTFKSVTKATS; encoded by the coding sequence ATGGCTTCCAGTAACTCTTCTGATCTTTCAAAGCTTCCTTTAAAAGAAATCCCAGGTGATTATGGCTTCCCCTTCTTCGGGGCAATAAAGGATCGCTATGACTTCCATTACAACCAAGGTGCTGATGCTTTTTTCAGGACTCGCATGAAAAATTACCAATCCACAGTCTTTAGAACTAACGTCCCTCCTGGCCCTTTCAATGCTCCTAACTCCAAAGTCATCGTCCTTGTCGATGCTGTTAGTTACCCCATCCTTTTTGACAACTCCAAAGTTGATAAGGAAAACTACTTTGAAGGCACTTTCATGTCTTCCACTGCTTTCAATGGTGGTTACAAGGTGTGTGGTTTTCTTGGCACTACTGATCCCAAACACTCCACACTTAAAGGCCTTTTCTTGTCCACACTTGCTAAGCTGCATGACAAATTCATCCCCATCTTTATTAGCTCAATCTCTGAGCTATTTACCAGCCTTGAAAAAGAATTGTCCGAGAATGGATCATCATACTTCAACCCCCTCAGTGATAACCTTTCCTTTGAATTCCTCTTCCGATTGTTCTGTGAGGGAAGAAGTCCAACTGATACAAGTCTTGGCACTGGCGGACCAAAATCTGTTGACAAATGGGTCTTCTTTCAGTTGGCTCCATTGATATCTCTGGGCATCAAGTTTGTACCAAACTTCCTTGAGGATTTGGTTTTGCACACTTTTCCCTTACCATATTTCCCTGTGAAATCTGACCACCAGAAACTATATAATGCTTTTTACAACAACATGGGGTCTATTTTAGATGAAGCTGAGAAGCTTGGAGTGAAAAGGGATGAAGCTTGCCATAACATTGTTTTCCTGGCAGGGTTCAATTCATATGGTGGCATGAAAGTGTTCTTCCCAGCTTTGATCAAGTGGGTTGGAACTGCAGGACTAAGTTTACACAGTAAGCTCGAGAACGAAATCAGGACTACCGTCAAAACAGAAGGAGGGGTCACTTTTGCAGCACTGGAGAAGATGACACTGGTTAAGTCAGTGGTGTATGAGACCTTACGAATGGATCCTCCAGTTCCATTCCAAACTGTAAAGGCCAGAAAAGATACAGTCATCACTAGCCATGATGCATCATTCTTGGTAAAAAAAGATGAATTAATATTTGGGTATCAGCCACTGGCCACAAGGGACCCCAAAGTTTTTAAGAACCCAGAGGAGTTTAATGCAGATAGATTTGTGGGGGATGGAGAGAAATTTCTCAAGTATGTGTACTGGTCAAATGGTAAGGAGACAGATGATCCAACTGTGAATGATAAACAGTGTCCTGGTAAAGATCTTATAGTGCTCTTGGGCAGGATATTCTTGGTGGAGTTTTTCCTGCGTTATGATACTTTTGAAATTGAATTTGGAAAGCTCCTGCTTGGTTCTAAGGTGACTTTCAAGTCAGTAACCAAGGCAACGTCTTAA